Part of the Thermodesulfovibrio thiophilus DSM 17215 genome, GGAGCATGGACAACATAACATTTTAGAGGTGTCTGTCCTTTTGCCTTTAATCCATGAAGTTCTTTAGCTCCTATGGCTATAATATCACCTTTTTTAACTATTTGCCAGTTGTTTTCTATATATATTTCACCTTCACCCTCAACTATAAATATGCTGTCTACTTCCTTTTCATGAGTATGTAAAGGTATTTCAACACCAGGATCAAGTTCCATTATAATGATACTTAAT contains:
- a CDS encoding cupin domain-containing protein, translated to MAVKISLNELPMQPHQKFSGVKVGYVITKEKHPELSIIIMELDPGVEIPLHTHEKEVDSIFIVEGEGEIYIENNWQIVKKGDIIAIGAKELHGLKAKGQTPLKCYVVHAP